The following is a genomic window from Micropterus dolomieu isolate WLL.071019.BEF.003 ecotype Adirondacks linkage group LG04, ASM2129224v1, whole genome shotgun sequence.
AttccaaaacacattaaagaCGACACAAATAAGTTCtcaatatttgtgtgtgtgtgtgtgatgcatcCATGTGGGCTAGAATAGTCAAAGTGACCTTGCATTCGTTTACCTAGTGGGCTCTTAGCCGCAGCAACATGTTGTTAAAAGCTCAACCTGCCCCATGCGTGGCACCGATTTAGTGACACCATTAGCAAAGCGTCATTTTGACTTGAAACGGCTTTCAAATGTCCTGTCTGAAGAGGGTCCACTGAGGCGTTATAAAAGTATAGTTTTAGCTTTGGAGCTGGGTTTCTTCTCCATCTTCGAGCTATACCTGCTGTGGACGCTGACTATTGTTCAGATCtaaaatgaaaagcaacaaaatattCTGTTTTGCACATACCTATGACTTTGTGTGTGCACAACAAAAAATCCACATTTCCTCATTTACCTCTGGTGTGTAACCACGCAGATAGTTTTTGGTCTTATTCTTATATGCCCAGGTTTGAGATATTCATCTCCAAGATTCTGCAACCACACCTATAAAACTGAGGAGAATGGAAATTTGTGCTGAAAGCATTGAACAGGAACATTtctttccagaaacagtgtCCAGTGACTCTGGATAATCCAGGCCTCATTGTGGACATTGTTCATTGGAACATGTCTCTACAATTAAACAATTGCTATTTCCACCCCATTGTACCAGGGCTTATCAGAAACCAAAGCTGTCTGCATGACCACATACCACATACCACTACAGGtaagtgaaaaatgtttttttaggtAACCCAACCCTTTTAATGCACCCATTTGCCCTCCATTAGGACAGTCCACTGGCCGTGAAACAGTTAGTTACACAGCAGCCGCATGTCGTACTGATCACAACTAGTTCACTAGAGGGCAGCATCCATCCACAAACAACAGACAGTCTGACTGAGAGGTCCTGTGTCCAGCTATTTGATATTTCTCTCACAAAGGCTTCTCTGTCTCTGAGGGGAATTCATGGCAGAACCCATCTTTTGAGGTCTTTTCATTCTGTTCAAGgtggacagattttgttttcatgGCGTTCTTGCAGAAAGAGTACATTCACACAGcagtcacaaaacaacaaaggcaTTTTATGCAGTGCAATGATTATCAGCCTCTCAACAGTCTGTCATTTCCTTGTTCACTTGCCAATGCTAAAAGGCAGAATAAAAAACCTTTGGACCATGCAAGATGACTCACTTAACTGGAAGTGCTGTTGTCctggatttataaaaaaatacatgaatCTCAGTACCGGATTTTTCCTAATTAATGTTAATCACCGCTTCACCCTGATGATTTATCACACGCCATGATGAAGGATTTACTTTGGCAAATCCATTATGTTAATGTGACAGCAAGTAAGATTGAAATACACAAAATTGTCTTCATAGGTCTCTGTGATCCAACTCCATTCCTCTCCAGGCCTGTAGCTTCTTGTTTTCCGGCTCCCCTCACCAGGAATTCATGGTTCTGAATCAAAGTGCTCGCAATGTATCTACCAGAGGTGGTGCTCTTTAAGGAACAGCTGTATGGCACATCTGAACTTTTCCGCTTCAGGGAACTATGGATAGTCAGCCAACCCTTTTCATCCACacttttagtagtagtagtgtaaGACCCATCTGAGAGATTGTGGGAGCCATGAAACCAGTGCACATCTCCGTCTGGGTGGACATGGTTGAAGGTGCAGACGGGACCATCACTTGTCAAAACACCCTTAGAACTCCCACAACACTCTGCAAAGAAGACCATAAGAAGAGTTCAAAATTCAATAATGCAGTTCATGCACAAAACATTTGGGAATTTAATGTTCTCATTTAGCATAGCCACCATACCGACGTTATTTCCATTATCAAATCTACACCAATCGCAATGGAACAGTGGTGGCAAGTAACTAGGTATATTTACTCGAATACTGTACTGCAATTGCAAATGTACTTGTACTTCACTCACAACCTTTAGAAGGACATTTTATTCCTCTGTAACTTGTTACTTTGTAAATTgagattttacacacaaaatgcaagTGGAGTTTATAATATATGGTGCTTACCCATTGGTGTTTAACCATGAGCTGACCAGTAGGGCCCCTGGGCCACTGAGTGCTTAAAGTGTGAGTTGACCTCTAGGGCCCACATGCCCCATGTTGTATACATCAAGCGTAACTTCTGGGCCCCTTGGTACATATGCTTAAAATGAGCTATGCACACTACAATATGCAGGTGACATGATACAATATTCACCAACAAGTCAGCTCATTCAGGACAGTTTGAAGGGTGTCATATTATGGCAAGCGTTCATCATTTGACTTACTGTAACTAGCTATCACTTTATTTTAAGCTATAGCGACCCATGAACTACTAAAAACCGTAGCATCAACTCCGAAGACTCGTGTAGCACAGGTGCTGTGCGACAACAGTTGTAGTTTCACATGCTAGCAACAGCCTTTTTAAGGCATATGAAAGCTCAGATATTCAGAATTTGGATGTTATTAACTGGTGTATTTTATACTGAAGAACAAGCATTGAAAATCTCTTAACTTTGCTTTAACCACCAGACCTTGGCATctaaccaaaccaaaacctAAAGATCGAGCCGGAGGAACCCATGAGCTATGCCTCTTTGGAATTGTCAAACCAGGTGTCTAACAGTGATGTTATAATGAAAAAGGCTAAtgcaatctcatatcgaagttGGACATAAACTTTGCCAACAAACTCATCCATTTCAAGTCTGTCATGTCTGACACTGAGGATGAGAAGTGTCCAACTAAAATGCAGGGCATTTGATTAGATTGTTGTCAGGGAAGAGAATTTCAACATgacaaaatatgacaaaaaatacgtctgaaataaattgcctactgcagctttaaatgaaAATTATGAGTACTTATGCCACCACTGCAAATGAGGTAACTAAAAAGGGCAGTCCAGTGTTTTGTACATTGATGACAGAAGTTTTACAAATGTTGTTTAAAAGAATGAAGAAAGAATAGACTGACCTTTTAACTCCACTCTTGTATGTCCATATGGAGCTCCCTGGTTGGAGTGTAGTTTGCAGGTGTAGCGCTTTCCACTCTCCAGGGGCTGCACTTTTTGAAAGATGAGGGACAATTGTCCGTGTTCATACTCACAATGGAAGTCACTTGTATCTGTAGTATGTCTGTGGTGTGTGGTGATGGTTCCTTCACTGTCCACAGAACATAAGGTTGTTTTGTTGTGGGTCCACCCCATATGTATGACTGATAGTCCATTTCTAGATGAGGACACGTCACAGTTTAGGGTTACCTGTTGACCACACTCTGCACTGATCTTGGGACTCACACTTAATTTCGCCAACTCTGTTGACAAAGATACAGATATTGTACTGAGATCCAATGGAAACAAAAGTTTCTTGTTGCTTCATTTGTATCTTACAGTTAGGATTATTATTAAGACCACCATAGTGTTACACCTCACACTTTTAGAACATTACACCTTGGTCTCCCTTTAAactttcaaaagaaaaagaggcTTTTTCCTCCTGCTCAGATCATTTTGAAGATTTGTTTCTGCAACTTGTATTTGTGACAGACATATCCTTTTTAGAAATATGTCTACTGTACAAATTAGTTTAAACAATTTTCAACAAGTTTCACATACCTTGTGTCGTGAGAGTGAATGCAGTTAGAAGACAGTGAATGTGCAATGCCGTGAACCCCATTGTCACCTCTGTTGCATTTCACTGTGACATGGAG
Proteins encoded in this region:
- the LOC123969191 gene encoding uncharacterized protein LOC123969191; the encoded protein is MGFTALHIHCLLTAFTLTTQELAKLSVSPKISAECGQQVTLNCDVSSSRNGLSVIHMGWTHNKTTLCSVDSEGTITTHHRHTTDTSDFHCEYEHGQLSLIFQKVQPLESGKRYTCKLHSNQGAPYGHTRVELKECCGSSKGVLTSDGPVCTFNHVHPDGDVHWFHGSHNLSDGSYTTTTKSVDEKGWLTIHSSLKRKSSDVPYSCSLKSTTSGRYIASTLIQNHEFLVRGAGKQEATGLERNGVGSQRPMKTILCISILLAVTLT